The Capsicum annuum cultivar UCD-10X-F1 chromosome 3, UCD10Xv1.1, whole genome shotgun sequence genomic sequence TCACCTTGAGATGGCTCAAGTGAGGATGAAACAACAAGCAAATGGTCATAGGAGTGACAGGGTATTTGCAGTCCGGGATTGGGTCTATTTTAAGGTGCAACCTTATAGACAAGTCACTATTGCTCAACATTCTTTTCATAAACTTACAGCAAAATACTATGGCCCCTTTCAAGTCATTAAAAGAGTTGGACCTGTTGCTTACACTCTTTTGTTTCCTTCGTCTGTTAAGATTCATCCTACTGTACATGTATCTCTCCTAAAGAAATATCATGTTGTTTTGAACCAAATCTCTTATCCCCCTACCACTGATATTGCTGATCCCAGTGCCCAAATCTTGAGTCTGTGTTACAGAGGAGAATGGTTAAGAATGCAATAAGGCTGTTGTCCAGGGGTTGGTCAAGTGGCAAGGTTTATCTGCAGATCATGCTACTTGGGAGTTTGCAACCATCCTTAAGACTAGGTTCCCTCACTTTGATCCTTAAGGTCAAGGATCTCTTATTACAGGGAGTACTGATATGAGAATATTGTAATGCAGTGAAGTAGTTAGCTGAGTCAGCATTAGTTAGTTGAGTCATG encodes the following:
- the LOC124896925 gene encoding uncharacterized protein LOC124896925, with protein sequence MKLQLLKHHLEMAQVRMKQQANGHRSDRVFAVRDWVYFKVQPYRQVTIAQHSFHKLTAKYYGPFQVIKRVGPVAYTLLFPSSVKIHPTVHVSLLKKYHVVLNQISYPPTTDIADPSAQILSLCYRGEWLRMQ